The DNA segment GCCATGTCGGCGTCGCGCTCAACTATCACGGGAGCCGCACCTCCGTGCTCAAGGGCGCATCTTGCTCCAGGCGCGAGTTTTGACCTCAGATGCCATCCCACTTTCGCGGAGCCTATGAACGTAAGGTAGTCGACCCTTTTGTCGGTGGCCAGCGCTTCCGCGAGCGTATCGTCCACTACAACTGCTCGGGCCCATTGTTCCGGGAGGCCGCTTTCGTAAAGGGCTTCAAGAAGGTTAAGGCAGGAGAGGGGAGTGTTGAGCGCGGGCTTTATGATTACTGGGCAGCCGACGGCCACCGCGGGTATTACCTGGTGAACGGCGAGATTGAAGGGATGGTTAAAGGCTGAGATGGCCACCACAACCCCTATCGGTTCCCTGATGGTAAAGGCCATCCTGTTAAGCGAAGCCGCGTTTGAGCCCATAGGTATTTCCTCTCCCCCCAGGGCAGAAAGGGACTCAATCGCCACCTTTATTCCGTTTATGGCTCTTGTGATCTCGGCTCTGGTATCAATGAGGGGTTTTCCGCCCTCCGCGGCGGCATCCGCTACGATGCGGTCGTAGTTTCTCTCGACAAACAACCTCGTTCGCTCGAGGATCTCTATTCTTTTCGGAAGGGGAATTCTCCCTGACGGGTCATCGGCAAGAGCCCTAGCTGTGGAGAGTGCTTTCTGCATCTCCCTTTTTCCGGTCACGGGAATTTTTCTTATGAGTTTTTCGTCGTAGGCTCCGAGGACATCAAGTGTTTTCGGCATGCTTGTTACCTCCATAGCGCTTCGCGCGGGCGTTTTGTTTTTAGATACCTGATTTTAAGACACTTTACATGGACAGCACGGATGTTTATATTGAGAAACAAGAGGTCATCTTCATGATTATGCGCGGAATATTCTTGATTATCCTTGCGGTTGCGGCGCTTGTTTTTTCGCCGTTTTCGCCTGCGGGAGGCGAGCAGGCTGAGAAGAAGCCGCCCGAAGGGATAATGGGGCTCACAACCGAGCAGTGGAAAAAGAAGCTTTCGCCACTTGAGTACAAAGTGCTCTGGAAAAAAGGCACGGAAGCTCCTTTCTCGGGGGACCTGCTTTACAACAAGGAAAAAGGGGTATACGTGACCGCGGGCTGCGGACAGCCCGTTTTTTCCTCCGAACATAAATATGATTCAAGGACCGGATGGCCGAGTTTCTGGAAGCCCATAAGCGAGGATGCTGTGAGGATAGTTCCCGATAATTCCTTCGGACTCAGACGCTTCGAAGTGGTGTCAAGCAAATGCGGGGAGCACTTGGGGCATGTTTTCAGGGACGGCCCCCCTCCGACCGGACTTAGGTATTGCATAAACTCTGTTGCCTTGGACTTTATTCCCTCTCAATGATGCCGTATCCCCCATGGGTAACAATGTATATAGTTCCCATTTTTAAAGATAATCTTGTTTATCAAGGTTATCCCTGGTACAATCACCGTTTTTTTAAGGAGGAGAAATCATGTTTCAAAAAGCATTAAAAACAGTCATGAAG comes from the Candidatus Dadabacteria bacterium genome and includes:
- a CDS encoding aldehyde dehydrogenase family protein, with protein sequence MPKTLDVLGAYDEKLIRKIPVTGKREMQKALSTARALADDPSGRIPLPKRIEILERTRLFVERNYDRIVADAAAEGGKPLIDTRAEITRAINGIKVAIESLSALGGEEIPMGSNAASLNRMAFTIREPIGVVVAISAFNHPFNLAVHQVIPAVAVGCPVIIKPALNTPLSCLNLLEALYESGLPEQWARAVVVDDTLAEALATDKRVDYLTFIGSAKVGWHLRSKLAPGARCALEHGGAAPVIVERDADMADMLPLLAKGGFYHAGQVCVSVQRVFAQSSVVKKVAEGLKKLALEAKVGDPMSEETQIGPLISPREVSRVHTWVKEALRKNGKLLCGGRKIGKTCYEPTVILNPSQDCRLSRSEIFGPVIAVYSYEKMEEAIELANSLPYSFQASVFTKNIDSALEAVRKLKAASVLVNDHTAFRVDWMPFRGAGHSGIGTGGIPYTMREMTHEKLMVIRSSAI
- the msrB gene encoding peptide-methionine (R)-S-oxide reductase MsrB gives rise to the protein MRGIFLIILAVAALVFSPFSPAGGEQAEKKPPEGIMGLTTEQWKKKLSPLEYKVLWKKGTEAPFSGDLLYNKEKGVYVTAGCGQPVFSSEHKYDSRTGWPSFWKPISEDAVRIVPDNSFGLRRFEVVSSKCGEHLGHVFRDGPPPTGLRYCINSVALDFIPSQ